A genomic window from Oceanobacillus timonensis includes:
- a CDS encoding glycerol-3-phosphate acyltransferase has protein sequence MYYLISCLIGYVFGCIHGSQIIGKLKKCDIKGEGVKNAGASNTTILLGWKYGVIVALIDIFKATLAILLVLFIVGEEGIPAEEVSLSIYLTALFVIIGHNYPITMKFSGGKGTASLVGALIAIDWRVAVIGIAILVFFTFATDYLVVGVLCMYLSFLITTYYYFGFEPALVVIGLTLLCIYKHLENYRRILSKEETRLSSMFKKSA, from the coding sequence ATGTATTACCTTATTAGCTGTCTGATAGGCTATGTTTTTGGTTGTATTCATGGTTCACAAATTATTGGGAAACTTAAAAAATGTGATATTAAGGGAGAAGGCGTCAAGAATGCCGGGGCATCGAACACCACCATTTTGCTAGGATGGAAATATGGGGTGATTGTTGCTTTGATTGATATTTTTAAAGCCACGCTTGCTATCTTGCTGGTTTTATTTATTGTAGGAGAGGAAGGGATTCCTGCTGAAGAAGTATCTTTATCTATCTATTTAACTGCTTTATTTGTTATTATCGGCCATAATTATCCAATTACCATGAAATTCAGCGGCGGGAAGGGGACAGCATCCTTAGTCGGTGCACTGATTGCAATTGATTGGCGGGTTGCTGTTATCGGGATTGCTATCTTAGTATTCTTTACTTTTGCAACAGACTACCTTGTTGTCGGTGTTCTGTGTATGTATCTATCGTTTTTGATTACAACATATTATTATTTCGGATTCGAACCGGCGCTGGTGGTAATTGGTTTGACATTACTGTGCATATACAAACATCTGGAAAACTATCGCAGAATTCTATCGAAAGAAGAGACGCGGCTATCCAGTATGTTTAAAAAGAGTGCTTAA
- a CDS encoding M15 family metallopeptidase gives MKAFKHFTLSWVAIILFIGFLFWLYQLTDPAYDRAEEGETITDLHPEVQEAVETLMERADDIDIEVVITDGLRTDEEQEAMYARGREDERDIITHARAGESYHNYGLAVDYAIRDNDGEIIWDIDYDGNDNGESDWFEVAEIAKDLGFEWGGDFNRFPDYPHLQMTFGLSISELQRGYRPPVEDE, from the coding sequence ATGAAAGCTTTCAAGCATTTTACGCTTTCCTGGGTTGCCATTATTCTTTTTATAGGCTTCCTTTTCTGGCTGTATCAGCTGACAGACCCTGCTTATGACCGGGCAGAAGAAGGGGAAACAATAACAGATCTCCATCCCGAAGTCCAGGAAGCGGTAGAAACATTAATGGAACGTGCTGATGATATAGATATAGAGGTCGTTATAACAGATGGTTTACGTACAGATGAAGAACAAGAGGCAATGTATGCAAGAGGCAGGGAAGATGAAAGAGACATTATAACGCATGCCAGAGCTGGGGAGAGCTACCATAATTATGGGCTGGCTGTGGACTATGCCATTCGAGACAATGACGGAGAAATTATTTGGGATATCGATTATGACGGAAATGACAATGGCGAATCAGACTGGTTTGAAGTTGCCGAAATTGCAAAGGATTTAGGGTTTGAATGGGGCGGGGATTTCAACCGTTTTCCAGACTATCCTCATCTGCAAATGACATTCGGTTTGAGCATTTCTGAACTGCAACGAGGATACCGCCCTCCTGTTGAAGATGAATAA
- a CDS encoding right-handed parallel beta-helix repeat-containing protein — protein sequence MKRMGLFMIAVCAAAGVLFAVYSFYSTDQAIYVAVDGSDRNEGTLERPFQTIAKASAEAEAGTTVYIREGTYKEPLVVQHSGTEHKPITFQAYEEEEVILDGENLNAADGNLALVVLEGKNDINIEGLTFKNVTTGIMDETVMGIFITGSSSHITVKNNTVQGIKTWHKEGNGHGIAVYGTDSMKDINIIDNIVEDLKLGTSESIVLNGDIDGFAVDGNTIQYSDNIGIDLIGYEGVANNPAADYVRNGTVQNNTVHHVSSFTNPAYDGEYSAAAIYVDGGKDILIKKNELYENDIGIEATSEHAGKYAENIQMTDNLISNNFYTGIAIGGYDEERGGTRNTLMMNNTLYHNDMKDLDGGQLLLQYNVHDNEIKENKFTAGPSRIFIANFFRENRDNYLGENMYYREQDKKGIWIWKDEEYNSFSAFKKASGSDETSQYVDAEK from the coding sequence ATGAAGAGAATGGGTTTATTTATGATTGCAGTGTGTGCCGCTGCTGGTGTTTTATTTGCTGTTTATTCGTTTTATTCTACAGATCAGGCAATTTACGTAGCGGTGGATGGAAGCGATCGAAATGAAGGTACATTGGAGCGTCCCTTTCAAACAATTGCTAAAGCCAGTGCGGAAGCGGAGGCAGGCACGACGGTGTATATCCGGGAAGGGACGTATAAAGAGCCGTTAGTTGTCCAGCACAGCGGCACGGAGCACAAGCCGATCACCTTTCAAGCGTATGAAGAGGAAGAAGTTATTTTGGATGGTGAGAATCTGAATGCTGCAGATGGTAATCTTGCGCTTGTTGTTCTGGAAGGAAAAAATGACATAAACATAGAAGGATTAACTTTCAAAAATGTAACAACAGGTATAATGGATGAAACAGTAATGGGGATTTTTATCACTGGTTCCAGCAGTCATATTACCGTGAAGAATAATACTGTCCAAGGAATAAAAACATGGCATAAAGAAGGAAATGGACATGGAATTGCGGTATATGGTACTGACTCGATGAAGGATATAAATATCATAGATAATATCGTGGAGGATCTAAAGCTGGGCACCAGTGAATCCATTGTATTAAATGGAGATATTGATGGGTTTGCGGTAGATGGAAATACGATTCAGTACAGTGATAATATCGGAATTGATTTGATAGGATATGAAGGGGTTGCCAATAATCCTGCTGCGGATTATGTCCGTAATGGGACGGTACAGAATAATACGGTCCACCATGTCTCCTCGTTTACAAATCCGGCGTACGACGGCGAGTATAGTGCGGCGGCTATTTATGTAGATGGCGGAAAAGATATCCTGATTAAGAAAAATGAATTATATGAGAATGATATAGGGATTGAAGCTACTTCAGAACACGCCGGGAAATATGCTGAGAATATTCAAATGACAGATAATCTGATTTCGAATAACTTTTATACTGGAATAGCTATAGGCGGCTATGATGAAGAGAGAGGCGGCACTCGCAATACGCTGATGATGAATAATACCCTGTATCACAATGACATGAAAGACTTAGACGGCGGACAGCTTTTGCTACAGTATAATGTACATGATAATGAAATAAAGGAAAATAAATTTACGGCTGGTCCATCACGTATTTTCATTGCGAATTTCTTTCGAGAAAACAGAGATAATTATCTGGGGGAGAATATGTATTATCGGGAACAGGACAAAAAAGGCATCTGGATTTGGAAGGACGAGGAATATAACTCTTTTTCTGCATTTAAAAAAGCTTCCGGAAGTGATGAGACTTCACAATATGTGGATGCAGAGAAATGA
- the ytzI gene encoding YtzI protein yields MGSYIAVIAVSVIVVAMVVILSLVTLSKGYGYKHTIDPLPGEEEKKDKDSAEENQNEEKK; encoded by the coding sequence ATGGGGTCTTATATAGCAGTAATTGCTGTTTCTGTCATTGTAGTTGCAATGGTTGTTATTTTATCTTTAGTTACTTTGTCCAAAGGATATGGATATAAGCATACAATTGATCCGCTTCCTGGTGAAGAAGAGAAGAAGGATAAGGACAGTGCTGAGGAGAATCAGAACGAAGAAAAGAAATAA
- a CDS encoding queuosine precursor transporter, with amino-acid sequence MYIYFNAIFVGLLLLSNILSVKLFQMGSIVLPAAAIVYVITYLMTDVIGEVYGKKAARRTVQAGFLTQVLAMIFIYISIQLPPAADFQSQAAFEEIFNGSFRIILASLVSYFVSQHLDVSIFHTLKQRHGRKKLWLRNNLSTMTSQLFDTILFIIIAFWGVVPTSVLLGMIVSQYIWKFTVAAVDTPFAYLLVRWARKYETKHQTELAEAS; translated from the coding sequence ATGTATATTTATTTTAATGCTATTTTTGTCGGCTTGTTATTATTGTCGAATATTTTGTCGGTCAAACTATTTCAAATGGGAAGTATTGTATTGCCGGCAGCAGCGATTGTTTATGTGATTACTTATCTGATGACGGATGTGATTGGGGAGGTTTATGGAAAGAAAGCGGCCAGAAGAACGGTTCAGGCCGGATTTCTCACACAGGTGCTTGCGATGATATTTATCTATATTTCCATTCAGCTTCCACCAGCTGCGGATTTTCAGTCACAGGCTGCTTTTGAAGAAATTTTCAACGGGAGCTTCCGGATTATTCTGGCAAGCTTGGTTTCCTATTTTGTGAGCCAGCATCTGGATGTCTCGATTTTTCATACTTTAAAACAACGTCATGGAAGAAAAAAGTTATGGTTGCGTAATAATTTATCAACGATGACCAGTCAGCTCTTTGATACCATTTTGTTTATCATTATCGCTTTTTGGGGAGTTGTCCCGACCTCCGTGTTATTGGGAATGATTGTATCGCAATATATATGGAAGTTTACGGTGGCAGCGGTGGATACACCATTTGCGTATCTGCTTGTCCGCTGGGCGCGTAAATATGAAACAAAACATCAAACAGAGTTAGCAGAGGCTTCTTAA
- the queF gene encoding preQ(1) synthase, with product MAGRSEKELQEMELLGNQETSYAFNYTPEVLETFDNQHPGRDYFVKLNCPEFTTLCPKTNQPDFGTIYISYIPNIKMVESKSLKLYLFSFRNHGDFHEDCVNIIMNDLIDLMDPRYIEVRGKFTPRGGISIDPYCNYGKSGTKFETMAENRLMQHDMYPEKVDNR from the coding sequence ATGGCAGGAAGAAGTGAGAAAGAACTGCAGGAAATGGAATTATTGGGAAATCAGGAGACTTCCTATGCATTTAATTACACCCCGGAAGTGTTAGAGACATTTGATAATCAGCATCCTGGCCGGGATTATTTTGTTAAATTAAATTGTCCGGAATTTACAACACTTTGTCCCAAAACCAATCAGCCTGATTTTGGAACCATTTATATCAGCTATATTCCGAATATCAAAATGGTAGAAAGTAAATCGTTAAAATTATATTTATTCAGTTTCCGAAACCATGGTGATTTCCATGAGGATTGTGTCAATATTATTATGAATGATTTAATCGATTTGATGGATCCGCGTTATATTGAAGTAAGAGGAAAGTTTACACCGCGCGGGGGCATTTCCATTGACCCATATTGTAACTATGGAAAATCGGGTACGAAATTTGAAACAATGGCGGAAAACCGGTTGATGCAACACGATATGTATCCGGAGAAGGTAGATAATCGATAG
- the murB gene encoding UDP-N-acetylmuramate dehydrogenase, whose product MNKYHHLYEQLSQHTDKNNVLMNEPIRKHTYTRLGGTADFYITPSTYEEVQAIIRFANQENVPFTMLGNGSNLIVKDGGIRGIVMNLQQLSSIWREGENVISQSGARIIDASRYALKEELAGLEFACGIPGSVGGALYMNAGAYGGEIKDALESAVVATKDGDLLTLPAGQLGLSYRTSNIPDNGYIVLEATFALKPGNKEEIKEAMDDLTYKRESKQPLEYPSCGSVFKRPPGFFAGKLIQDSDLQGKQIGGAEVSTKHAGFIVNKNNATASEYISLIEFVQAAVKEKFAVQLEREVRIIGEDGEENR is encoded by the coding sequence ATGAATAAATACCATCATCTCTATGAACAATTAAGTCAACATACAGATAAAAATAATGTCCTGATGAATGAGCCGATTAGGAAACATACGTATACCAGATTAGGCGGGACGGCGGATTTTTATATTACTCCATCAACGTATGAAGAGGTACAGGCGATTATCCGTTTTGCCAACCAGGAAAATGTACCATTTACAATGCTGGGAAATGGTTCTAATTTGATTGTGAAAGATGGAGGCATCCGCGGGATTGTGATGAACTTGCAGCAATTGTCGTCGATTTGGAGAGAAGGAGAGAACGTCATCTCCCAGAGTGGGGCAAGAATTATTGATGCCTCTCGTTACGCTTTAAAAGAAGAACTTGCCGGACTGGAATTTGCTTGTGGAATTCCAGGTTCAGTTGGCGGAGCATTGTATATGAACGCAGGGGCGTATGGCGGAGAAATTAAAGATGCTTTGGAAAGTGCCGTGGTTGCAACAAAAGATGGTGACCTGCTTACATTACCTGCTGGCCAATTAGGCTTGAGCTACCGCACAAGTAATATTCCGGACAATGGATATATTGTCCTGGAAGCAACATTCGCTCTCAAACCCGGTAACAAGGAAGAAATTAAAGAAGCGATGGATGATCTTACATACAAAAGAGAATCCAAACAACCGCTTGAATACCCGTCTTGCGGCAGCGTGTTCAAACGTCCTCCTGGTTTTTTTGCCGGAAAACTGATTCAAGACAGTGATCTTCAAGGGAAGCAAATTGGAGGAGCAGAAGTTTCCACGAAACATGCCGGTTTTATTGTTAATAAAAATAATGCAACAGCATCGGAATATATTTCATTAATTGAATTTGTCCAGGCAGCGGTCAAAGAAAAGTTTGCTGTGCAGTTAGAGCGTGAAGTGCGGATTATTGGTGAAGACGGGGAAGAAAACAGGTAA